In a genomic window of Xenopus laevis strain J_2021 chromosome 5S, Xenopus_laevis_v10.1, whole genome shotgun sequence:
- the rtp3b.S gene encoding receptor-transporting protein 3, whose protein sequence is MDMTVEIWRDVFQDKIEELILPHIWNLTVVTSLQKQPGWLQYTQCTFGRFRCSLCARWWNSAEIHILFLMNLDRTMRRGTVNMQIFRQECKKCTVAVMEKPEISQENIRIIIGNLVKRIQIKFYSLNSRNEDVKPVVYSERREGPHNKEHCEACKRNVCWWLVSEMEPERWQAPARRKPHETTFRGQTDDSWLVYSNPRPTPKVNQPSADNQENTFVGLVAVVIFCLVWLYLSKQ, encoded by the exons ATGGATATGACAGTTGAAATTTGGAGAGATGTCTTTCAGGATAAAATAGAAGAGTTAATATTGCCTCACATTTGGAACTTAACGGTTGTTACCAGTCTCCAGAAACAGCCAGGGTGGCTGCAATACACACAATGCACGTTTGGCAG GTTTCGTTGCTCACTGTGTGCCCGTTGGTGGAACTCTGCTGAAATACACATATTATTCCTCATGAACCTAGATAGAACCATGAGACGTGGTACTGTGAATATGCAGATATTCAGACAAGAATGCAAGAAGTGTACCGTTGCTGTCATGGAAAAACCAGAGATTTCCCAGGAGAACATAAGAATTATCATTGGTAACCTGGTTAAGAGAATCCAGATCAAATTCTATTCACTTAACAGCAGGAATGAAGATGTAAAGCCAGTGGTGTATAGTGAAAGAAGGGAAGGCCCTCATAACAAGGAACACTGCGAGGCCTGCAAGCGGAATGTCTGTTGGTGGCTGGTGTCAGAGATGGAACCAGAAAGGTGGCAGGCACCTGCAAGAAGAAAGCCACATGAGACAACATTTAGGGGACAGACTGATGATTCTTGGCTGGTTTACTCAAACCCCAGACCAACACCTAAAGTAAACCAGCCCTCGGCAGATAATCAAGAAAACACATTTGTTGGCCTTGTAGCTGTAGTAATTTTTTGTTTAGTTTGGCTATATCTTTCCAAACAATGA
- the rtp3.S gene encoding receptor-transporting protein 3, with the protein MMEARNWTTLFEDELERIAAPHEWAFTLDSTLQKQSDGWLIYTPWTFGRFRCSFCSNCWDSAQVNLLFLLKLYRFRRCGEVKLRIFKQKCRMCTFPVMEEPEISQENIRIAIANLVNRIQRKIYGKNNCIKDQKPVAPDNYIEGPHKKEHCEACQAKVCYTSMLNMDRNIKGDIFGLVPMLLAVLFIIIVIIILIKCN; encoded by the exons ATGATGGAAGCAAGAAATTGGACAACACTGTTTGAAGATGAGTTGGAACGAATTGCAGCACCACATGAGTGGGCATTCACCTTGGATAGCACTCTCCAAAAACAGTCAGACGGATGGCTGATTTACACACCATGGACCTTTGGCAG gtTCCGTTGCTCATTCTGTAGTAATTGCTGGGACTCTGCTCAGGTGAACCTGTTATTTCTCCTGAAACTATACAGATTCAGGAGATGTGGCGAAGTGAAACTGAGAATTTTCAAACAGAAATGTAGGATGTGCACCTTTCCTGTTATGGAAGAGCCTGAAATATCCCAGGAGAATATCAGAATTGCCATAGCTAATCTGGTCAACAGGATCCAGAGAAAAATCTACGGGAAGAACAATTGCATTAAAGACCAAAAACCTGTGGCGCCAGACAATTACATAGAAGGCCCTCATAAAAAGGAGCACTGCGAGGCATGCCAGGCAAAAGTCTGTTACACCTCCATGCTAAATATGGACAGAAATATAAAAGGCGATATATTTGGTTTAGTTCCTATGCTACTTGCAGTCTTATTCATTATAATTGTAatcataattttaattaaatgtaattaa
- the rtp3d.S gene encoding receptor-transporting protein 3 → MAGGQYSSWADVFQSIQETELVQRHGHNWALQIKYDLTDDLTSDQRQNGWKIYQSSSFGRFTCSNCHHVWNSARVSLTFHYCLINSEGGEVYLRTYRQKCRSCSSDTLLTAEFEQDKMDDVLMRLANKIRKNCYNEVISTNANINLFLSKKTKPHEASLCEACMLGKCNRDADIY, encoded by the exons ATGGCAGGAGGACAATACAGCAGCTGGGCAGATGTTTTTCAAAGCATTCAAGAGACAGAGCTAGTGCAGCGTCATGGCCATAACTGGGCTCTACAAATTAAATATGACCTAACAGATGACTTAACATCAGATCAGAGGCAAAACGGCTGGAAAATCTACCAGTCGTCTTCCTTTGGCAG GTTCACTTGTTCTAACTGCCACCATGTTTGGAACTCAGCTCGTGTCTCTCTTACATTTCATTACTGCCTTATAAACTCAGAAGGTGGAGAAGTCTACTTGAGAACCTACAGACAGAAATGCAGAAGCTGCAGCAGTGACACATTGCTCACAGCAGAGTTTGAACAAGACAAAATGGATGACGTTCTGATGAGACTGGCTAACAAGATCAGGAAGAATTGTTACAATGAGGTGATAAgtacaaatgcaaatataaatcTTTTCCTCTCAAAGAAGACAAAACCCCATGAGGCCTCTTTGTGTGAAGCTTGCATGTTAGGCAAATGTAACAGGGATGCAGATATCTATTAG